In one Acipenser ruthenus chromosome 10, fAciRut3.2 maternal haplotype, whole genome shotgun sequence genomic region, the following are encoded:
- the LOC117402770 gene encoding gap junction gamma-1 protein-like, which translates to MSWSFLTRLLEEIHNHSTFVGKIWFTILIIFRIVLTAVGGESIYYDEQSKFICNTQQPGCENVCYDAFAPLSHVRFWIFQVILISTPSIMYLGFAMHKIARSADEDYNPRSKKRMPVIQRGASRDYEEAEDNGEEDPMIFEDIEPEKEEKVEKQKQKQHDGRRRIKQDGLMKVYVLQLLTRSIFEVAFLFGQYILYGFEVMPSYVCSRSPCPHTVDCFVSRPTEKTIFLLIMYVVSALCLVMDILEMFHLGIGGIQDFLGKKPTKPVINMDIKSPISRRRSSAPPGYHTALKKDTKGKMSNGIKQGYRDNLAETGRDSFRDEPSSRELERLRQHLKMAQEHLDLAFQMDTTSPSRSSSPESNGTVAEQNRLNFAQEKEGGACGKGGIGA; encoded by the exons ATGAGTTGGAGCTTCTTGACACGGTTGCTGGAAGAGATTCACAACCATTCAACCTTTGTGGGGAAGATCTGGTTTACCATCCTTATCATCTTCCGCATCGTGCTGACGGCCGTCGGAGGGGAGTCCATCTACTATGATGAACAAAGCAAGTTTATCTGCAATACGCAGCAGCCTGGTTGCGAGAATGTCTGCTATGATGCATTTGCCCCCCTCTCCCATGTGCGTTTCTGGATCTTCCAGGTAATCTTGATCTCTACACCCTCCATCATGTACCTGGGCTTTGCCATGCATAAGATTGCGAGGAGTGCTGATGAGGACTATAATCCAAGGAGCAAGAAAAGGATGCCAGTGATCCAGAGAGGGGCGAGCAGGGATTACGAGGAAGCCGAGGATAACGGTGAAGAAGATCCCATGATCTTTGAGGACATTGAGCCAGAAAAAGAGGAAAAAGtggagaagcagaagcagaaacaGCACGATGGGAGACGGAGGATCAAGCAGGATGGGCTGATGAAGGTGTATGTTCTGCAGCTGCTGACTCGCTCAATCTTTGAGGTGGCCTTCCTCTTTGGCCAGTATATCCTATATGGCTTTGAGGTGATGCCTTCCTATGTTTGCAGCCGTAGCCCGTGTCCCCACACTGTGGATTGCTTTGTCTCAAGACCCACAGAAAAGACCATCTTCCTTCTCATCATGTATGTGGTGAGTGCTCTTTGTCTTGTCATGGATATTCTTGAAATGTTTCACCTGGGTATTGGTGGCATTCAGGATTTCCTCGGCAAGAAACCCACGAAGCCAGTGATTAACATGGATATAAAATCTCCAATTTCTAGGCGTCGGTCTTCGGCTCCACCAGGCTACCACACAGCCCTCAAGAAGGACACCAAGGGCAAGATGTCAAATGGTATCAAGCAAGGATACAGGGATAACCTAGCTGAGACTGGTAGGGACTCCTTCAGGGATGAGCCTTCTTCCAGGGAGTTGGAGAGGCTGCGACAGCACCTGAAGATGGCCCAAGAGCACCTAGACCTGGCTTTCCAGATGGACACCACCAGCCCATCACGCAGCAGCAGCCCAGAGTCCAACGGCACTGTAGCTGAGCAGAACCGACTGAACTTTGCGCAGGAGAAGGAGGGAGGTGCTTGCGGAAAAGGAG gaATTGGAGCCTGA